The sequence TGCTCGTCGGCGAGCCGGAGGAGCGCAATCTCGGCGTCACCGACCTGCGCGTGACGGGCGGCCTCACGCCGGTGAACCGCCCGTTGCGCTTCGAAGCCCGCGTGACCAATCACGGCAAGCACGAGGCCACCGGCGTGAGGGTCACGTTGCAGGTGAACGCCGAACCGCCGGGCGATGACGTCGTCATCCCGAACATTCCCGCGGGCGAATCGCGCGCCGTGTCGCTCTTCGCGCGGCTGCGGACCGAGGGCTTCCATTCCATCACCGCGCGCATCCCCGACGACCGCTTCGCCGCCGACAACCGGCGCACGCTCAGCGTCCGCGCGCTGCGCGAGGTGCGCGTGCTGCTCGTGGACGGCAACCCCGGCGCCGAGCCGCGCGATGCCGAGACGTTCTTCCTCGCGCACGCGCTCGTGCCGGTTGTGCCCGAGGAAGCCGAGGGCTACTTCATCAAGCCCGCCATCATCCCGGTGGCCGACCTTGCGGAGCAGCGGCTCGACGACTTCGACGCCGTGGTGCTCGCGAACGTGCCGGAGTTCCCCGCGTCGCTCGTGACGACCTTCGAGCAATACCTCCGTCGCGGCGGCGGGTTGCTCATCTTCCCCGGCGCGAAGGTGAACGTGGCATTCTACAACGACCAGTTGCACAAACGCTCGAACATCCTGCCCGCCACGCTCGGCGAACCGCGCGGCGACGCGACACAGGAGGACCAGTTCATCACCCTGCAATCCAAGGGCTACGACCATCCGATCGTGACCATCTGGAACGACCCCGGCTCGGGCCAGTTGAACTCCGCCCGGTTCTTCCGCGCGTTCGAGTTGCAGTTGCCTCCGACCACGAGTGAGCCGGCGGGCAAGAGGGAGGGTGAAAAATCCCGCTCTCCCGCCATCCCACTCTCCCAAGCTCCGACAAATCCCGTGCCCGACGCTGGCGTCTCAAAAGTCATCCTCCGATACTCCGACCACTCCCCCGCCGCCGTCGAGCGCCCGTGGGGGCTCGGCCGCGTCATCCTCTTCAGCAGCACCGCGACGACGACGTGGAACGACCTGCCTGTGCGGCCCGCGTTTGTGCCGCTGCTTCACCGCACACTTGCCTCGGTTGTGCAGCGACAGGACGAAGGCTTGAACCTGCGCGTCGGCCAGGGCTTCGCCCGGCGCATGGCCGCCGAGTGGCTCGGCAAGGACGCCGTCATCCTCAGCCCCGCGCACAGCGGCGGCGCGCGCGAGCTTCGCAAGATCGAACTCGCGGGCGGCTTGCCCATGCTTCAATACGACATCACCGACCGCGCGGGCGTCTATGAAATCTCCATCGCCGAGCCGCCCGCCGTGCTGAAGTTCGCCACGCAACCCGACCCCGTCGAATCGGACCTCACCGAAGTCACGCCCGACGAACTGCGCGCGCTGGGCGAATCCGCGCGCGTGATCCGCTGGAACCCGACCCTCTCCTTGCGCGAGATGGTCGAGAAGGAGCGCCTCGGCTCAGAGTATTGGCTGCCCGTCGCCCTGCTCGCGATGCTCCTCGCGGGGTTGGAGACGTTCCTCGCGCAATACTTTAGCCGCTCGAAGTAACCGCGAATGGACACGAATCGACACGAACCAGACAGGCCCGGAGCCCGCCAATTGGGGCTGATCCGCTCCGAATTCGTGCAAACCCTTGCCACCAGTGTCAGCCCCACCTCCCCCGGGCCTTCACTCGCGTCCATTCGCGTCCATTCGTGGTGTCCGGCCGCATGAACGATTTGCTCCTCAAACTTCTCGGCGCGCGCGTCGAGGCGGCAGGCGACATCGCCGGCGTGAAACTCACGTTTCACGGCGGCGCGGGCGTCGGCTGGGTGGTGTTCCTCGCGCTCGCGCTCGGGGCGCTCACGTGGTGGACGTATCGCAACTCGCCCGTCGCGCTTTCGGCGTCCCGCCGCTTTGCGCTCACCGCCCTGCGCATGGCCTTCCTCGCGTCGGTCATCCTGCTGCTGCTCCGGCCCGTCCTCGCGTTCACCGTCGAGGGCAGCATCCGCCGCGCGTGCCTCGTGCTCGTGGACGCCTCGTCCTCGATGCAAATCAAGGACCCGCGCGTCGCGCCCGATGACGTGAAGCGCGCCGCCATCGCGAAGGGCGGCCTCGACGCGCACAAGGGCCTCGCGCCATCGCTCCCGCCCGGACGCAACGCCGAATACGACCAGCTCTCACGGCTCGACGTCGTCCGCGGCGCGCTCAAAAACGAGCGGCTCGACCTGTTGCCGCGCCTCGACCTCGAGTTCGAGATCGTCCCGTTCAGCTTCGGCCAGCGTGTGAACGCGCTGCCGCGCTCGAAAACCGAGGTCACGAACACGCCCGCCGGCGAGGCGAAGCAGGCGCGCCGCAAGGCCGGCATCCGCGAGTTTGAATGGGTGGACCGCCTCGCCGCCACGAGCCCGACGACTCCGCTCGGCGACGCGCTCACCGAGGTCGTCAAGGCCAAGCGCGGCCAGCCGCTCGCGGGCGTGGTGCTCATCACCGACGGCGCGAACAACACCGGCACCTCCCCGCGCGAAGCCGCCGCGCTCGCAAGGCAGGAAGGCGCGCCGCTCTACATCTGGGGCGTCGGCATCACGAGCCCGCGCGACATCATCGTCGCGAACCTCTTCGCGCCCGAGGTCAGCTTCGTGAAGGACGAGGTGCTCGTGAACGTGCGCGTCCGCTCCCAGGGCTTGAACGGCGAAAAGGCGCGCATCGTGTTGAAGCTCGGCGACACGAAGGTGGACGAAAAGGAAATCACCTTCGGCCCCGACGGCGAGCAGGTCGTGCCGATGCAGTTCACGCCGCAGGACCAGGGCGATTTCGAGATGACCGCCTCCATCACGCCGCGCGACGACGAGACGGTGAAGGACAACAACGCGCGCGCGCAGCACCTGCGCGTGATCGACACGAAGATCAAGGTGCTGCTCGTGGAGCAGTCGCCGCGCTGGGAGTTCCGCTACCTGCACGCGATGCTCACACGCGACCGGCGCATCGAGTCCAAGACCGTGCTCTTCGAGGGCGACCCGTCCATCACCCGGGGCGACCACGTGTCGTTCCTCGAGCGCTTCCCCGCGACGAAGGAGGAGCTCTACACGTTCGACCTTGTCGTGTTTGGCGACGTGGACCCGCGCACGCTCACGCCCGAACAGATGCGCAACCTTAACGAATACGTGTCGAAGTTCGGCGGCGCGTTCCTGATGGTCGCGGGCAAGCGCTTCAGCCCCGGCGCGTATCGGCGCACGCCCATCGAGCAGTTGCTGCCGGTCGAGTTCGACGCCGCGCCGGCCGAGTCCGTGTCAGCCGGCGAGACCATCGCGGAGAAGCCCATCCGCCTTGCGCTCACGACCGCGGGCCGCACGAGCACGATGCTGCGCCTCGCGGACAAGGAGGACGAAAGCGCCGCGTTCTGGAAGGAACTGCCGCCGATCTACTGGGCCGCGCGCGTGGCCCGCGCGAAGCCCGGCGCGGAAGTGCTGCTCGTGG comes from Verrucomicrobiota bacterium and encodes:
- a CDS encoding VWA domain-containing protein; protein product: MSFLNPLLLWAGAAVAVPIIIHLLNRRKFQKVVWAAMRFVKVSMEQNRRRMEIEDMILLALRCLLLLLLALALARPAMRSSTSDLFGQSKVTAVIVLDNSASMGVSDGLQQRFDKGRKAAEQVLDTLPTGSAAAVFLASDGVNAAIPEPTHDLNLARKVIRDAPLSDRATDLFAAIEKAHETLRGRTSLGKEVYVITDGQQSAWRQLGDIQKLLAKAKDARGDQSVQTRVVLVGEPEERNLGVTDLRVTGGLTPVNRPLRFEARVTNHGKHEATGVRVTLQVNAEPPGDDVVIPNIPAGESRAVSLFARLRTEGFHSITARIPDDRFAADNRRTLSVRALREVRVLLVDGNPGAEPRDAETFFLAHALVPVVPEEAEGYFIKPAIIPVADLAEQRLDDFDAVVLANVPEFPASLVTTFEQYLRRGGGLLIFPGAKVNVAFYNDQLHKRSNILPATLGEPRGDATQEDQFITLQSKGYDHPIVTIWNDPGSGQLNSARFFRAFELQLPPTTSEPAGKREGEKSRSPAIPLSQAPTNPVPDAGVSKVILRYSDHSPAAVERPWGLGRVILFSSTATTTWNDLPVRPAFVPLLHRTLASVVQRQDEGLNLRVGQGFARRMAAEWLGKDAVILSPAHSGGARELRKIELAGGLPMLQYDITDRAGVYEISIAEPPAVLKFATQPDPVESDLTEVTPDELRALGESARVIRWNPTLSLREMVEKERLGSEYWLPVALLAMLLAGLETFLAQYFSRSK